The following is a genomic window from Rhododendron vialii isolate Sample 1 chromosome 9a, ASM3025357v1.
GGTAAATGACTCAGATAGTTGGAAATGGAAGGCCGATCATCTGCTTTGCAATCTGAGTGATGATTTTTAATGTTCCAAAATGTCGATTTTCAGGTTAAATGACGAGCAGAGGGCATCAATTGCTAATTATCTTTACCTATACAAGGTTGTTTCCTACTGTTTCCGATATCAGCAAAGTTGGTATATTTTCACAGATTGAGGTGTAATGGAGTTCATCTTATTTCTTGCACAGGGCAATGAAAATAGTCATAAAAAGGTTTCTCTGATGGACGGCCCAATGCATCCTTTCGTTATGTAAGTGATTAATTTGTGTTGTTGATCTTCTTTCTGTACTTTTTGTGCTCGTTTGTACACCAAGGCTCCTTCAAACTCTGCAGAAGATCCTCCAAGATATCGGAAAAACACTTCAAGGAGAAACTGGTTTCCAGTCAGAATTTGTTTTCAAACGAGGAGAGATTTGAGAAGATCTTAGAGATGATTCCGGATGAATGTATGCAACTTTCGTCCCTGTCACTTTTCTCCTGCCCTCAGTGATTCACAATGTGTTCTGCAATCATTAGTACACATTCTAAGAAGTTTTGTTTGCAGCTGTTAGTTCAGAGCTTCGGGGAGCATGGCAAGAGAGCAGGCGTTCCTCTAATTTGAATGGAGCTATTAATGTTTCTCGATGGGAGCTATTAAAGTGTAAGCTACAATCTAGGAAACACAAGGTGAGAAATTACTTCAACAATATAACATCCCATCTAGAAGAGGACAATTTATGGACAAGACCACTGTGTGTTTATGACAGTCCAGTTTGTTGTATCCCGACGAATGTTGAGCATCTAGGTTTTGTGCTTAACATTTCCATCACTTAATATTATTTCTGCCGCAAGCATGCCTAAGTTATAATTTCTGTACCACCTTTTTCGGGTTTTTGGATTTCACAATCTATGGGTCCTGGGATGACTCTCTGAGTAATTTTTTCAGCAAATATAGTCTATGCTTGTAGTTTGTAAAGGAATTTTGTTTGCCCTGTTTCATGTTCAAACAGGGGCTTCGCAAATTTGTTGAAGAGATTGCACTCTCTTATGCTTATCCCAGGCTTGATATGGAGGTTTGTGAAGCATTTTCCTCTTTCTCCCCGTAGACATTCAGATAATCTTTGTACGCTTTGTGGGTgtgtggtttcttttttttttcttttctatttggTAGAAGCACAGGAATACTTTTTTCTAACATTATTAAATtcactgatcaaaaaaaaaaaaaacattattaaATTCTTAAAACTACATATTCTATTTGTTTGTCAGTTGTGTGGGAGAAGGAAGCATATACACTTCATAAGTTTAATACAGTTTTTGTAGCTCTCTACGTCACATGGAACTCATTTGCATTTGTCTCAGGTAtcaaaacaaatgaaccatTTGCTCAAGGCACCATTCTGCGTACACCCCAAAACAGGTTTGTATCTATTTTTTGTGATAGTAACAGCTCGGACATAgttgataaaagaaaatgaacgtTGTTGCAAGATGACAATTATTATTACAATTTATTTGGTTTAGTTGTTACACACTGCAATTTTccaattcaatatttttgatTAAATTGGTTGAATGAATTAAAAGATGGCCTCGAATTGATCGGTGAACCTGCAAAATTGATGTGTGCATCAGTAATTGATCGAATAAGTTGATGTACCATCGAATAATCCAAatcgtcgtcttcttcttcttcttctttttttttttccgtggTTAATCAATTTCGGATGTTTGTTGAGGAGATTCAATTGCTTCTAaatggcacacaaaaaaaaaaaaaaaaaaaattaaagttgcATCTATGGTACACAAAGCATTGAAGGTCAATTATGGGACCTTCGTTTCTATTAGAACTAGATTATACACGATGGTTTCATTAAGACAATTGGTTACATTAAGAAATTGAGCAGTTTGGGACTTGCGATGTTGTATGGATTGTTTGGCATATGTGTTGAACCTTCATCTTGAAGTTTGGATCATTAAGCTGTATCTTGAACCttgattccttattttttatgtgTTATAGCGATTTGTCACTTTTTGAATGACAATATTCTCTATTGAATGTCCGCATAGAAGTACCTCTCATACAATAGTCTATCATGGTAAGTACCATATCTACACCTCCAAAGATGGTGGAAAGCACTGCAGCTATGAGGCCTTTCCGGCATTTCTTGCGACATGTTCTGTGATACTTCAGGTTCAACCTTCATATGTTATTTGAAGATGCATTAACATTTTCTTCTACCTATATTAAGAAGTGACATATGCAATTcacaattcaaaagaaaagtataCTATTCAAGGCTGAGAAGTTCATCTAATAGGCAAAAGCACAAGTATACCAGACTCTTACTATTCATCTCATGTTTTGACAAGTATGACAATTTCTTAAAAGGAAAGCATGAatgcttgtttgttttgatcACGCGATGTTCTTTTTTGGCAATTGAGAGCTTCTTGTATTTGGATTCCCCAGGTCATGTGTGTGTTCCCATAGACCCAAATCTTTGTGAAGAATTTGACCCTACATCTGTTCCAACCCTTTCCAAGGTACTCACTGATCACATGCTTGCAACTCCAaagttttagtagtttagtctaGATCTCTTGCAATTGGTTGGTGGTAAACTGGATAGTTCAACATTTACATTGTATCTCTGATTGAATGCCTTACAATTTTGCTAGCTCCAGTATATCAACAAGCATGGTAATAGTCGATGGTCAAAAGTGGTGcatttcttcttttaaaaaattggtcttaggtccattatgtgaatTTCGTAACCCCACTAGTCCACCTCTTAGTTTACTTAGGTGTTGTGTCCACTGATGATAGTTTGTAAGGTCTAAGGTCCATCTCCTATCTTTAgcaagacaaaaatgcccttttttgttttaaatcCAATTTATCCTTACTACTACCACGTCTGACCATGAGATTGACGCCACCTCCGACGACTACCTTCGGTAATCGACACTAGTGATTTTCCGGCGACTACCTCCGGCGAACAGAGTTTGACCGATATCATAATCTGTTGATGTTAGTGGCATAGCAAAGAATCCGGATTTTCACAGATAACCAAGTTTGTCAGAACAGAATTTGATAGATATCATAATCTGTTGATGTCATTGGCACAGTAAAGAAACTAGAATTTCAAAGATAACCATATCTATCTGTTTTTTTGGAAACATTCAGATAACAGAATTGGATAACCATATTTCTTGATGTTaatgtaattccaaagccaacAAATACCGATACAGGAAGATAACCACATTTCAGAGTATACATATGGGCAGATAACCACATCtgtcaaacaaaacaaattcagATTATAGGAAGATAACTACATCTGTCAAAATATAGGAAGATAACCATATCTGCATCAAACTCTAAGATGAGAACAAACAAACTACTAAAAACCCTAATCAACGGACTGGAAAACATGGCGGGAAGATGACGGCGACGAAAGAAAACACGGCGGCGGCCAAGGCAAACAAACGCGATGATGAAGGGAACGATGACGAGGACGATGGCGACGGCGAGGAAGGGAAGGACAACGGCGACGGGGACGACGTCGAAAAGGCGGATGGTGTCGGACAGCGGATATGGTAGATCGCCGACGTCTTGAGATCCTTGTGCTGGAGGAGTGGTAGATCGCCGACGCTGAAAAGGCAAACGGCGTCTGAATCAGAGAGAGAGCAGGGGGGGGTTTCTATACGGAATATATAggaagggtatttttgtaatggGTTTGGGTCTTATTAAGAAAGTGGACTGGGGAGGTCAGTAAACTAAGAGGTGGACTAGTGGGGTTACAAAAATCCTATAGTGGACTTATAAAAAATTCTCCcttctttttctattctttcATCTTTGAAGCAGAGGAAGCTAAGCCTATATTTCACGGACTCTTTTAAAAGAATTAATGTGCCCAATTGGGCACATGTGAGTATTCTGTGCATCAGAATCATCAAGAAATTGAACAAAGGATGGATTAGTGCAAGGTTCATAGGCTGTGAAGATGTATAGTGAGGAAAAATTGTGGTAGCTTGCACCCGTGTCAACAATTCAAGTAGAAAATGATGGGTTAGGAAGAGCATACTTGCCAAGTTGTAAATTGAAATTGATGCTATATCATATAAGCATGGCCAAAATACTGTTGTATTGCACTTGAGTAATCAATGGAGCTGACACCATTGCTCAATTGTTGGTCGTGAAGGTCCCGGAGATGAAGAACTCAAGAGAATTCCTTGGTTTATTTGTGGGACAACCATGCAGCTTATAACTTTTATTTGTAGTATGGTTCTCTCGATTGCAGTAATCACGGTGCACCATGGCTTTCCTGTTTGGCAGTAGCCTTGACCAATATTGCGTTGATTAGAATTTGTGTGGTGTTGATTGAACGAACAGTTTGGTTGACGACCCCGCTATTGGTGCAGCAAATAGCCCGATGTTGAGAGGTACAGCCGTAACAGCCCCATCGTTGACACTCCATAGAGAATGCTTCTGCGGATCTCACTTTCTATGGAGTTGACAATCCATGAAGTGACTAGAGCGTTGCATCATCCCCTGGAAGCAACTCGTCGGTATCCTTGGACTTTTTTATTGATCTATCGACGAAATCAATCTTATTTCTAGTCTGAAACGCCATGGCATACGAAACtttgtcactctctttctctactATTGTTACAAAGAGTCCGATCTTTCGCCACTCCGATACCATATTAGAAAAGAACCTGAGATGGATGCTTGGATGGATTTCACCATCTTGCAGGAGATCATTTCATTGATACTTAtagttgaataaaaaattaaatagaagGTATCTTCATCTCCAAGGGAAAATACAGCTACTATGGGAGTTGTACAAGGAAATAGCGACAAGGCAATAGGCTGGAAATTAGGAAGATTCCACTAAGGCAATCAATGGAGAATCAGGAAAATAAAGTCAATAGTTGAGAATCTGGTGAGAATCTTCCATGTGGAATATACTTTTGTTTCTTCAAAAGTTCAAAGTTCCAAGTCACTGTTATTTAGTATAATGTGGCTACAACAATGTGGTACAGTGGTTTTTTTGCTTTCTTGTCCATCTACTTTTTGCAACAAATTCATGCACAATGATGCTAAGCAAAGTCCCTCCTGTAATTTGCAGCCTCACAATTAATCTGAGTGTTGCATGATTTGAGTAACCtatatttttgcttgatttttacCTCAAAAACTATTGTTGGTTGAGTTCACAATGCTACTTATCTCTTTCAACTCATCTCCATGTGCAAGGATGACTATATCTGGTTGGTATTAAATAATATCTTTTGATACTAATAAGTTCCTGCATGACTTCGTAAAATTGCCAGCTTTTGGGCGAACTTAACATGGTTGGTTTGGGAGCAGATGGTGATGATGGTACGTGCGCAAACTTCACTTTCAGTTAACTTGTATCCtgtttaaaatttcatttttgttttggttcacGAAATCCATGATGGTCATGGACTACATATTTGCTGCGTAGAAATGTTCTCTTAGTATTGTAAAAAGCCAATGCCTATTCAAATGAGTGGTTGCCATGGTCTCCACTGGTATTGTGACTACCAACGCAATGTCGGGGTTATTATGATTTAGGGCAGGACTTACTGTGGACGACGtcctaaaagtcgctaggcgcttgTCGAAAGGGGTGCCTAGGCGCCTAGGAGGGAACTAGGTGCCCGACTAGTCTGCTGCCTAATATGGCGTTGGaccaccgcctagcgcctaggggGGGACTAATCGGCCTAGGCATCCGACTTTTAACACCGACTATGGATAAATGATTTCCTCTTTTATTGCAAGCCGATGCCATTATTCATTTGAAgcatggttggagatgctcttagtttgTAGTTACTATGGTTTATTCACATGCTAATCTCTTCTTTCTGGTTTCTGAAATTGCATGAATAGAAAAGCTATTGGTAGATTAGAAGATGGTTTTTAAATGGGAATCATGTTATTTCAAAATACTGCTCTGGGTGTTCCCATTCATTGGCTGAGAACTTTGAGCAGCTGCACTGGATGTAATTAAAACTTAGTTTTGACCACCACAGCTGATTAAGTATAGTACTGTGTTTTCGGCTTACTCACTAACAGGATGGGATAGAACGTCTCTTGGAAAATCAGTCGTATACTTCAGACAGCATTTCTTGCAGCCTCTGCTGAAGTCATGCAAGGTATGTTTGACATTTCACAGTCCTGCCCCGCCTCAGGTCCAcaatgttttgtttttgcaatttaAGTTTCATCCATGCCAAGTCTAAGCCAGATAATATCCTGTTTACGTtaaccaaagaaaataaaatcctCTTTCTTGGCTAAAATTGAGCCAGTAATTTTGTATCaaatagcttctttttttttttttttgatccggtaTCAAATAGCTGATGATAGACAAGTAATTCCATCTTCCTGGTTGGTTCTTTCTTAAGCCATCTTTCGAGTGACATCTGTGGGAATCACATCCCAATGGCCTTGAACCGCAtgttcctttcattttcttcttttttcggcACCTTCAAATTCCGATCATGGCCACCTCAAACAACTTCCGACTTCAATCATTGCCTCTTATGGCTTTCCGTGAATATATTTCTCTGTCAAGATCTTCAGTTTTTGAATAGCCACCGTTCGCAAACACACTCAGACACAGTTGTCTGCTTGTGGAAGATATTCGATACCCAATTTTTCAATCTCCAAACTAAAGGGAAAATggctttgttgttttttgtgaTGAGTAATCTCATTGAGATAAGCTGTTAATGAAAAATCTGCAGGAGGAGATAGAAAGTTCATACATTGCCAAACGTTGGGAGTCAAAAACTTCGCTGAGCTGGTAGACTTTTTTTCATCGACATTGATCAGGCTTCGAAGTTTCAATTTTCCAGTAATGTACCAGAATTGAAAAGTACCTTTGATCTATTTATCATCAGTTTAACTTTATTTATCTGAATGACGAACtataattttgatttttccgGTTCAACTGTAACAGTAGGGCTAATTATCATGACAAGTTCCTTCTTTTCTGCCGTAATAGATTGGAACAATTAAGCTGATTAATAGTTACTAGAACATTTATTTTGCATATATAGCTGTTGGCGTACTTTTGATTTGTGAAATTCAATGGTATTGTGCAGATGTAATCGACAGATTCGACACTTGGTTTTTTGTTGTTACGACTGTTGTGAATGGGTGCACGCCAATATTGGAAAACCATTTTACTTTTGGCACAACCAATTGATTTTTCTTGCGGATGTGACCGggtcgttccgtgtcaaatatatatttataaaagcttggaattaactactactccataGAATAGTGGTCAAAATCGAGTGTCGATCTGCAGGGATAAATCGGTGAAGTTATTATAATTTCGAtcaacttctagattaatttggaaaagtaaagattgattgatatatttattttgaagaGCTAATTGAACTAAAgagcaatttaattaaaaggtTTAGAAACGATGGAGAaaaatatctagggtttcgaatccatcTCGACCGcgtaacaacaatatgcatagACTATATTTACTTATTCGAATCAAAAGAGATTATCGCTAGGGCTAGCAAACACTTTCGATAACCGTCAAGGAAATAATCgggttgttaaaaggcataaGACTATTCCATAGCATGGACCATCTCTCTTAGTAGCATGGTTTGGCCACCTAACGacacgatccgtcttacgagcataatttATCTCAAAACTCTAACCACAATTAgtgaaaaccattgcaaaatTAGGTATTTGAAATCGcgaatacaaatactcaatcgaTAGGAAGAAgtaaaatcaattcattcaattgtAATGAAAAGGGTTCTGCGTTTTACAATCGATTtggaaaacaaatcaaaacctATGCATAGACAATGTTACTTGGCGCCGAATTTCATCGTCTACCTAGAcaaggggtttagccggccaGGGAAATGTGTACAgctttttcttctattttgctCTTAGCCGAATGCTCTCTGAAGCGTCGTCTCCCCCTTTATACAAGATGTCCTTTTATAAGCGTTGCCGACGAGAATAGGTAATAGAATTAATCCCTTAGTCAACCACTCACTGTATTAAAAGTTCGAATTCTTCTCTATCTTAAACTCTCCTGTTCTGGCATTTTCCATATTAATCCATGAGTTTAATTCCTCGGCTCAGGAGATTCCTACTAAATCCAAATTGATGCATTCTAATTAATTAGTATCTCATACACTTGAACCGTCGGCTTGACATAATTCAATGCTCCACTGCAATTTGTGATTTTATTTCAAACGGCACTGATTTTCTGAGACCAAAATTGACACAGATACCATAGACGATCAATTCCCATCTTTGAGGCAAAACTCCGTAAGACCTGTCAGGATGCTTAAAAACGATGAATGGATATCCCGCTACTTTGCAGGGATCTTTGTGGGCTTATAGATATCATCTCTAGTTTCTGACTTTAATTGATCTCCAAACAAAGGTGGATATGAGGAATATATGTCTTCTGAAGATCGGCTTTAAAGATGCTCTTAGTTTGTGAAAATTCCTTTTTCGCTATTCGAATACTCAACaagcaaaataaaaggaatTGAAAAACAACAAACGATGAACACAAGGATATATGTGGAAAATCCCTTAAAAAGGGTAAAAATCACAGGAGGAAATcaaacaactaaaaataaaataaatattgtgCAGTTACAAAACGATCTTAACTAAAACAACCGTGAATCCTCGCCGACCGACCGAAGATCAAATTGTCGAATCCATGTACATTGCACCAAG
Proteins encoded in this region:
- the LOC131300685 gene encoding uncharacterized protein LOC131300685 isoform X2, producing the protein MAREEAENGRDNMQIDGPVPEPERGHAVPDGFNPDYLKIYYGKLFPHEDIFKWLSYGNDRKHPGCDQSYFGRREFSFTLDNDIYLRFQSFNSVSELKKSINEKCPVKIDIGPVYNVDPAKRHTYAQSGDNSFTPVERELIFDVDITDYDDVRYCCSGADVCLDCWPLMTVAIKVIDVSLRVDFGFNHILWVYSGRRGVHCWVCDGKARRLNDEQRASIANYLYLYKGNENSHKKVSLMDGPMHPFVIRSSKISEKHFKEKLVSSQNLFSNEERFEKILEMIPDESVSSELRGAWQESRRSSNLNGAINVSRWELLKCKLQSRKHKGLRKFVEEIALSYAYPRLDMEVSKQMNHLLKAPFCVHPKTGHVCVPIDPNLCEEFDPTSVPTLSKLLGELNMVGLGADGDDGGDRKFIHCQTLGVKNFAELVDFFSSTLIRLRSFNFPVMYQN
- the LOC131300685 gene encoding uncharacterized protein LOC131300685 isoform X1, which produces MAREEAENGRDNMQIDGPVPEPERGHAVPDGFNPDYLKIYYGKLFPHEDIFKWLSYGNDRKHPGCDQSYFGRREFSFTLDNDIYLRFQSFNSVSELKKSINEKCPVKIDIGPVYNVDPAKRHTYAQSGDNSFTPVERELIFDVDITDYDDVRYCCSGADVCLDCWPLMTVAIKVIDVSLRVDFGFNHILWVYSGRRGVHCWVCDGKARRLNDEQRASIANYLYLYKGNENSHKKVSLMDGPMHPFVIRSSKISEKHFKEKLVSSQNLFSNEERFEKILEMIPDESVSSELRGAWQESRRSSNLNGAINVSRWELLKCKLQSRKHKGLRKFVEEIALSYAYPRLDMEVSKQMNHLLKAPFCVHPKTGHVCVPIDPNLCEEFDPTSVPTLSKLLGELNMVGLGADGDDGWDRTSLGKSVVYFRQHFLQPLLKSCKEEIESSYIAKRWESKTSLSW